In one Bordetella pertussis 18323 genomic region, the following are encoded:
- a CDS encoding IS481-like element IS481 family transposase — protein MNTHKHARLTFLRRLEMVQQLIAHQVCVPEAARAYGVTAPTVRKWLGRFLAQGQAGLADASSRPTVSPRAIAPAKALAIVELRRKRLTQARIAQALGVSASTVSRVLARAGLSHLADLEPAEPVVRYEHQAPGDLLHIDIKKLGRIQRPGHRVTGNRRDTVEGAGWDFVFVAIDDHARVAFTDIHPDERFPSAVQFLKDAVAYYQRLGVTIQRLLTDNGSAFRSRAFAALCHELGIKHRFTRPYRPQTNGKAERFIQSALREWAYAHTYQNSQHRADAMKSWLHHYNWHRPHQGIGRAVPISRLNLDEYNLLTVHT, from the coding sequence ATGAACACCCATAAGCATGCCCGATTGACCTTCCTACGTCGACTCGAAATGGTCCAGCAATTGATCGCCCATCAAGTTTGTGTGCCTGAAGCGGCCCGCGCCTATGGGGTCACCGCGCCGACTGTGCGCAAATGGCTGGGCCGCTTCCTGGCTCAGGGCCAGGCGGGCTTGGCCGATGCGTCCTCGCGCCCGACGGTCTCGCCCCGAGCGATTGCGCCGGCCAAGGCGCTGGCTATCGTGGAGCTGCGCCGCAAGCGGCTGACCCAAGCGCGCATCGCCCAGGCGCTGGGCGTGTCAGCCAGCACCGTCAGCCGCGTCCTGGCCCGCGCCGGTCTGTCGCACCTGGCCGACCTGGAGCCGGCCGAGCCGGTGGTGCGCTACGAGCATCAGGCCCCCGGCGATCTGCTGCACATCGACATCAAGAAGCTGGGACGTATCCAGCGCCCTGGCCACCGGGTCACGGGCAACCGACGCGATACCGTTGAGGGGGCCGGCTGGGACTTCGTCTTCGTGGCCATCGATGACCACGCCCGCGTGGCCTTCACCGACATCCACCCCGACGAGCGCTTCCCCAGCGCCGTCCAGTTCCTCAAGGACGCAGTGGCCTACTACCAGCGCCTGGGCGTGACCATCCAGCGCTTGCTCACCGACAATGGCTCGGCCTTTCGCAGCCGCGCCTTCGCCGCGCTGTGCCATGAGCTGGGCATCAAGCACCGCTTTACCCGACCTTACCGCCCACAGACCAATGGCAAGGCCGAACGCTTCATCCAGTCGGCCTTGCGTGAGTGGGCTTACGCTCACACCTACCAGAACTCCCAACACCGAGCCGATGCCATGAAATCCTGGCTACACCACTACAACTGGCATCGACCCCACCAAGGCATCGGGCGCGCTGTACCCATCTCCAGACTCAACCTGGACGAATACAACCTATTGACAGTTCACACCTAG
- a CDS encoding GntR family transcriptional regulator, with product MPETAQRKVAGTATERAYGELRKRILEGSLAEGAPIRQDEVAADLGISKIPVREALVRLQSEGLVVFTPNAGATVAVLTAADYVEMLDLRLAIECRALELAVPNMAPSDLAQARRLLDAYSRHENASEWSELNAQFHDCLYAPANRPRLLAMIRSVRDHMGKLMRLRVTEAAGHDRSHQEHLKILAACEEGNAARAVALLRKHIEHTQREVQAYFRKA from the coding sequence ATGCCCGAAACCGCTCAGAGAAAAGTCGCCGGTACAGCCACCGAGCGCGCGTATGGCGAGCTGCGCAAGCGCATTCTCGAAGGCAGCCTGGCCGAGGGCGCGCCGATCCGCCAGGACGAGGTGGCGGCCGATCTGGGCATCAGCAAGATTCCGGTTCGCGAAGCCCTGGTGCGGCTGCAGTCGGAGGGCCTGGTGGTCTTCACGCCCAACGCCGGGGCGACGGTGGCGGTACTGACCGCGGCCGATTATGTCGAGATGCTGGACCTGCGCCTGGCCATCGAATGCCGGGCGCTGGAGCTGGCGGTGCCCAACATGGCGCCGTCCGATCTGGCGCAGGCGCGCCGCCTGCTCGATGCCTACAGCAGGCACGAGAACGCGTCCGAATGGAGCGAGCTGAACGCGCAATTCCATGATTGCCTGTATGCGCCGGCCAACCGGCCGCGCCTGCTGGCCATGATCCGGTCGGTGCGCGACCACATGGGCAAGCTGATGCGGCTGCGCGTGACCGAGGCCGCGGGCCATGACCGCTCGCACCAGGAGCACCTGAAGATCCTCGCGGCCTGCGAGGAAGGCAATGCCGCGCGCGCCGTGGCGCTGCTGCGCAAGCACATCGAGCACACCCAGCGCGAAGTCCAGGCGTATTTCCGCAAGGCCTAG